A region of Candidatus Binatia bacterium DNA encodes the following proteins:
- a CDS encoding class I tRNA ligase family protein: MDYRSTLNLPQTEFPMKAELPKREPARVAWWKEQNTYARRVERNAPNGPWIFHDGPPYANGELHMGHFLNMVLKDVFVKIALLDGKYAKFVPGWDMHGLPIEYETLKHLGIADFHAIDPLELRRQCKERALFWLDRQREHRVRMGTFGFFDRPYRTIDPSFEATIVNALADLAER, translated from the coding sequence ATGGATTATCGTTCGACGCTGAACCTGCCGCAGACGGAGTTTCCGATGAAGGCCGAGTTGCCGAAGCGGGAGCCGGCGCGCGTCGCGTGGTGGAAGGAGCAGAACACCTACGCGCGGCGCGTCGAGCGCAACGCGCCCAACGGCCCGTGGATCTTTCACGACGGGCCGCCGTATGCGAACGGCGAACTGCACATGGGGCACTTCCTCAACATGGTGCTCAAAGACGTCTTCGTGAAGATCGCGCTGCTCGACGGCAAGTATGCGAAGTTCGTTCCCGGCTGGGACATGCACGGGCTGCCGATCGAGTACGAGACGCTCAAGCATCTGGGGATCGCCGACTTCCACGCGATCGATCCGCTCGAGCTCCGCAGGCAGTGCAAGGAACGCGCGCTCTTTTGGCTCGATCGTCAGCGCGAGCATCGCGTGCGCATGGGCACGTTCGGGTTCTTCGATCGTCCGTACCGCACGATCGATCCGTCCTTCGAGGCGACGATCGTCAACGCGCTCGCCGATTTGGCCGAGCG